The genomic DNA GAAactttaaaaaccctaaaccaaacaaaccataATGCGTGTTCTTCCTGACATTTGTTTTCACACAATTTATATGTGTCGGTATCTTGTATTTCATTCTAAATTGGTTGGTTTGTTTCCGTTTTTGAGATCTTTTATTAGCATACCTTTTTATCTcgttcatttttaaaaaaattatgactaTGATTTTTTGCAATTTATCTATCTTTGAGCTCTCTACCTTCAGTttttatttaggtttttttttcttatattttgattatgtAGATTACTTGtgataagaaaaacaaatggtGGATAGAAAGAGGAAAACCAAAATATGAGACAAATTAAAATGTCAGTGGAAAAAGATATGGTAAGCCACTTACCAAACCTTTGATATATAATAGGAATAATTTGTCATATTTCTACCAAAGATATTGTAAGACCAAGTGTTTTGTCTACCAAATAGAGAAATCTTTGGCAATCGGTTCATAGATTGGACTTAAAGCTCACAAAAGCATTAGAATTCGAGAATGTGTAGGAGCAAGTCCAATCCATGAACCAACTTCCAAAGATTTCTCTATTTGGTAGACAAAATACTTGTTCTTACAGCATCCTTCGTAGAAagatgataaataaattatttctaataTCAAAGGTTCTTCTTAAGTGCCTTAACATTTATTCATCCACCGACACTTTGTCACattctttggttttcttctttccacCCACCATTTGTCAACCTTAACACAACTAATATGcataatcaaaatataagaaaaaaaagcactaaacaaaaaaaattgaaggtaGAGAGCTCAGAGACATATGTATTGCGAGAAATCCTTttcataattctcaaaaaaaaatatgaacgaGATGAAAAGCGATATTAATCAAAGttctcaaaaactaaaacaaaaccaaccaatTTTGAATGAGATATACAAGATAAGGACACATGTAAATTGCAACAAAACATATTTGGGAAGAACACACGCCAAGACTTGTTTAGCTTATAGGGCTTTCAAGGTTTCTGAAGATGATCTAGATATCAATGGAAAGtactaaaaagaagaagaaagcacaaGATTTTAATGTCCGCTTCTATGTCAACTTGATAACACATCCCCATGgagctactactactactactcatATTCGTTGTGTCTCTCTACACTAACAACTACTACTACTCTTTACTCTTTACCAATCAGAAGACAATGACcacaacattttataaagtgAACCTGAAGCAACCGGAAAACGTTTGGTATTGGGGCTAGTCTAGTTAGACCGAAACCGGATTCACAAAGTTTgattatcattaataaatatatgcATTCTAGGggattatataaatttgatatcgATAAATATGGATttatcttaacaaaaaaaaaaacagaacattgaACAAAATATACCAAACAACATATTTAACAGGTAACATCCTCACAACTATCTCTGCACCTTGGCAAGATCGAGTGGAGAGTTTTATAGCTCGCTATGTGTTTCAAGCTACACTTTATTCAATTTGGCGGGAGCGGAATGGTAGGAGTCATGGAGAACACGCCAATGTCGCTGCTCAGCTGATCAAGTGCATTGACAGGCAAATGCGAGACCGGCTTTTAGCTTTGCAAAAAAGTGGTGATCGGCGTTATGACGAGGATCTGCAACTTTGGCTCGCTTCACGTTTCTAAGCTTCCTAGCTTTTAGACtataatactctgtttttttcaaACCCCAGTTTAATGTACATGTTGCACTAGTTGTACAAACGCTATTTTTCTGTTGaatcaaatttaacattttattcaaaaaaaaaaaagaagaagcagtttATGAGATGATGAAGCAACAAGCTTTGGAGTTAGCAAGACAAACTTTTAAGCCAGAGTTCATGAAGAGGATTGATGAATACATTGTTTTCCAGCCGTTGGATTTAACAGAATTAACAAAGATCCTCGAGTTTCAGGTACTTTACTTTATATACACACTACTGTTCAATACAAATCCTCTCTTATTGGGTTATAGGCCTAGGCTATTGAGTTTTGGCTTTGGTCcagtttggtttgtgtttggtataAATGTAATGTTACTATTTTGTGCAGATGAGACGAGTGAAAAATTTGttggaacaaaagaaaataaaacttgagtACACAAAAGAAGCGGTGGATCTTCTTGCTCAGCTTGGGTTTGCCAAACAATGGGGCAAGGCCGGTGAAGAGAGTGATTCAGGAGATAGTGAAGGAGATATCCTCAAAAAATTTGAAGGGAGAGTTCACAGAGGAAGACACTATTCTTCTAGATGTTGacaagccaaacaacaaatTGGTCATCAAGAAGCTCGAGAGTAGTGCTCCTGTTGAAGAATTGGCCGCCGCATGATCATAAAAGAGGATTAGTTAAATCGATTATATCTCTTTTTCTAATGATGATCATGTCTTAATTAAGGATTAGTTATATTTGCCgacaaaagaaaatgggaaCATTTTTAATCAAATGTTTGAGCTGTGACTAATGAGATAATTTGTGGGTTAAGTTGTAACAATTATTTGGGGTTCACAAGTGTATTAATCAATGTGTTCGGGTTATtacttaaattaataaattttatttgatcgtAAGGGGATATTTTATGTCTTCCGACTGTATATAATGGTGCTAGAATATAATCAAAAGGTAATTGCACTGTATATATTGAAATTGATCGGTAAATTCAAGTAGTTCTGGAAGTTTTTTTGCATGAGAAACGTTTTCAATAGAAGAAACCGCTAGAGCTTCATGGCCAGTTTCTTACACAGCTTCTACCTATTTAAAGATATAATAAAGTaggagagagaaacagaaaataTTATGGTCtgagaaaatttgaaaacaagcGATAAAAATGATCTTAGCATTACATAGAAGAGCTGTGCGAAGAGCTTTTGAGGccggaagcaaaaaaaaaaagaaagtattttatgatttgaggccggaagaaagaaaaaaatactatatgaaCATAATTGATACATCGTTTTCCAGCCATTGGACTTGAAAGATTTATCCAAAATCATTGAGTTTCttgtaatttaaattattttaatttaaaaattgtatctaatattatatattaattaaaattagaaataacaGTAAAAATTTACATGAAATTCAAagttgttttaatatttattaccGAGCTAATATTTTCTTCTCGAACCATCTTAAGCCAACTGTTTTATCTTcctctagaaaaataaaatatacgtGAAATACTGGAACTTGTTAAATATACATTTCTTAGTAACACATGCACTGTAGTGTAAGTGGATGTTATCTTTTTCACTTTTACTAGTAATTATAATGCAACATAAAAATTACTGTTTTACTAGTCACCAAACAAAAGATTCTAGTCAACATAATTTAAATTACTTACCTATAAAGCccattaaaaaaacattgttaccagtcaaatttttaaaactggATGCACATTTATTGTAGTCAAACTAATATAATAGGAATTAGTCCTTTTTTTGTTGACTAGAAGAAAATGAACTTTGCTTGTAGTAGTATTTTATAATCACAATTAAgttttgtgtaaaaaataaataaataaatgcatagacataatattatcaaatttgaCCATATACATAATGTAACATCATGAGCCTGAATAGGTGGGTGTCGGTCCATACCAACAAAAATTCTAGGGTTGGTCGGTTTAGTTTTAAATCGGCCGGTTTAGCGGGTTTTgggaaaaccctaaatttctccTATAAAAGACCGACGCCCTAGTTGTTTTGTGGCAGAAAAGCATGTGGCTGTCGCCctttagagaaagagagaaagagtttttgGGTTGTGAGATCAAGTGAGAATTAAGAGAAGAGCTTTGCTTGGTTTGGTGTTTGCTTTGGTGTGTGAAGCATAAGCATAAGAGAAGGAAATCATAGTGTTGTCGTTGTTATGTTGGGTCGTCTTTGTCCAGATTTCGTTCTTGTTTTGAGGTGAGTGTATGACCATAGCTTATCTAAGCGTTAAGATTGCTTAATTTGTTGTTTCTATGATATATGTGGATTGATTcctttgtttatgtgtttttgttggttggCCTTGTATGGTTGCTTgtggttgtttgtttgttgggaGAACGAAGTGCTGAAGGATCCGTCGTCGAGGATCACTCGATATTTCGTTAAAGGatttggtgtcgactgacatcAACGATGGGTGTATATTAACACCAGCCCATTTTCATGGTGGAGTTTGTGTCAGTGTCATTCGACACCATGGGAGGATGTTGGTAGACACCAGCACGATATCAAGGAAGTTTGGGAGGTGGGATCCAACAATACAAAGGGTGGGTGACAATCGACACCAACAGCCAGTAAGCATGCTATGTGTTATGATTGCTCtggtttgattgattgttttgatttattgatGGTAATTTTAATAGCTTGTATAACTCAGTAGATGAGTGGACTGCCTCaataagtatttgtgataatacttaagtatctttttttgtgtttcaggcAAAGAAACGATATGACCGTGACATCATGGTAAGAAAGAGGGGATGATCTATGGTCTTTATTtcgtgttgttggttatttgtttttggatattttagatTATTCATGGTTTTGCATCTTCTTTAACTGCTGATTTGTTGATTTATTACTGATCATTTGAGTTGGATTTTTGGTGGTTAGATTATTTTGTTCTTGCATGATTTTTTATTGGAGGAATTAGTTAATAAGTATGGGGTATTAAAAAAATGGTTGTGGTTGTTTCATATAGTAACATAtttatctaaataataaataatgtagTTGTTTAgtgaaaagataaatattaACGGTATTTTAAATGATAGTATTTCAAATTTTCCcgcataaaaaaaataataataaattaaactaaagttaaagatttaaaaaaaaaattaataaaaataaagttttttaataaaaataaagaaatatatttaatatatttatttaagatattttatctGCTGGTTTTGATTGGAAAAATAACTCTACATAGAAGAACGTTTTTGCTTCCACTAATATATCTTtacagaaaatatataacaaatctGAGAAACCATAGTTTGAGTTCTACAAAGGAGGTTACGGTAAACGGCCAAAATCAATTTCAACTATTTGTCAACGTTTTTTCATACCTAAACTTCAATACCCTGCAAATAACAACATAAACtatgttaaaatttaaatttgctaTATGAACTATATGaaatgttgtcaatttcaacataTATTCGAGCAGTGTTAAATTAGAGTTTAACGGTACTGAATCAGACGACTTGTAGCGTCCATCTGGCACTGAGATTGATCAAAATAACgtcgttttggtcatttttagtATGTTGTGGTTGCTACGAAATGACCAAAACAACATCGTTTTAGTTAGTTCTAGTGCCACATTGACGTCACATGTTGTCTAACACAGTTCTGTTAAACttcaatttaaaattattcgaacaaatgttgaaattgacaatatttcatatagttcaagtagaaaatttgaattttaacactattcagattgttatttgcaaaatattaaattttatgtataaaaaagcGTTCAAGGTTGATTTTGGCCATTTTCCCGTGGAGAGGTTATATCACAAGACCAAGGTATGGAtcgttttttaatatatatgccTCAACAATATTATATCATGTGgatttatttatacatatattacttGCAGTTTAGACCGTTTAGTATTGTCTTAAAGTCTGGTTTTTGTCGGAGATACAGTTGTTTCTGTATTATCTTTATGAGGAAAtcctttttaaaaagatgttaattctttttttttttttttagattcctAGCTCTTATCTatctggttttgtttctttgtcatCATTTCAATAACGTGAggtttggttgttgttatgATCTTAAAGCTAACATAATTTTTCATGCttaatttgtttgataattAGTTTCGATTATTTGTAGGGAAATGAACTGGTCGAAGTTCATGTGACAAGtagtaatgaaaaaaatatgagtcaACACagtacaaaaaaacatattcgaCCTTACGAAGCCATTTCGCCACAAAGAGgttaatatttatcattaacaatttatttggttaaacAGGAATTTGAGATTGGTATGAATgacttttttttacctttttatttgtaGAAAAGTGGATAAATACTGAAAGATCTGAGCTTTTTTAGATATGGAAGCAAGCGTTTCGGTCATGTTTCTTGGCTACAAGGTTAGTGATAGTAAAGTCATTGTCTTTTGATTGGTAAA from Camelina sativa cultivar DH55 chromosome 7, Cs, whole genome shotgun sequence includes the following:
- the LOC104703030 gene encoding chaperone protein ClpB4, mitochondrial-like, with translation MMKQQALELARQTFKPEFMKRIDEYIVFQPLDLTELTKILEFQMRRVKNLLEQKKIKLEYTKEAVDLLAQLGFAKQWGKAGEESDSGDSEGDILKKFEGRVHRGRHYSSRC